Below is a window of Paraburkholderia kururiensis DNA.
GTTGCGTCGCCGACTACGATCCCGAGGCGCTGCCCGTCGCCGCTGCCCAGGCCATCGTGCGTCAGTGGGCCACGCCGGTCACGTCCGCTGAACACGTGCCGCTGCGCGATGCGCTGGACCGAGTGCTGGCCGCCGACATCGTCTCGCCCATCGACGTGCCCGCGCACGACAACTCCGCCATGGACGGCTACGCCTTCGACAGCGCCGCCCTCGGCACGAGCACCCCAAACGGCGACGGCCCGCGCACGCTTGAATTGAAGATCGCCGGCAAGGCACTTGCGGGACATCCGTTCGACGGCAAAGCCGCGCGGGGCACCTGCGTGCGCATCATGACCGGCGCGCCGATGCCCGCCGGGTGCGACACGGTCGTGCCGCAGGAACTCACGAAGGTGGAAGGCGAGACGGTGTCGTTCGCCGCGGACGCCGTTCGGCCCGGCGCCAACCGCCGCCGCGCCGGCGAAGATCTGGCGGCGGGGCAGCCGGCCCTGCGTGCGGGCCGCTGGATGCGCGCCGCCGACATCGGGCTCGTGGCTTCGCTCGGCATCGCGGAGGTATCGGTGCGCAGGCGACTGCGGGTGGCGTTCTTCTCGACCGGCGACGAGCTGCGCTCCATCGGCGAGCCGCTCGCAACCGGCTGCGTCTACGACAGCAACCGGCATACGCTCTTCGCGATGCTTCGCCGCCTGAACGTGGAAGCCATCGACCTCGGCGTCGTGCGCGACGAACCGGGCGCGCTCGAAGCCACGATTCGCAGCGCGGCCGCCAATGCCGACGTCGTGCTGAGTTCGGGTGGCGTGTCGGTGGGCGAAGCGGACTTCACGCGCAAACTGCTCGACACCATCGGCGACGTGGCGTTCTGGAATCTCGCCATGCGGCCCGGCCGTCCGCTCGCGTTCGGCCGCATCTGGTCCGGCGCACGTGCCGGGGACGGTCATCCCGCGCTGTTCTTCGGCTTGCCGGGCAACCCCGTCGCGGTGATGGTCACGTTCTATCAGATCGTGCGCGAGGCGCTGATCGCGATGACAGGCGCCTCGGTGGACCCGGTGCCGCTCGTCGGCGCCGCCTGCGCGGTCGCCATCCGCAAGCGGCCGGGCCGCACGGAATTCCAGCGCGGCATCGCACGACGCGACGCGCACGGTCAATGGCACGTCACGCCCACGGGCTCGCAAAGCTCGGCGGCGCTGAGTTCGATGAGCGAAGCCAACTGCTTCATCGTCCTTGCGCACGATGCTGCCGATCTCGACGCGGGCGACAACGTCGACATCATGCTGTTCGATGCGCTCGTCTGAATCACTGTCTTTCACCAACCAACACACAACACGACCACGGGTCTCGACTCAATGAAAAAGCAGATCTCCTTCATCGCTCCGGGGCAGACCGCCAAAGCGCTCATCCTGGTCTACCTGACCTTCAGCGTGCCGATCGTGCTGCTCGGCATGCTCGTGGCGTTCATTCGCTATGGTTCGATGGAGCTGAGCACCGTGTTCAGCGCGCTGCTGCTCAACGCGATTCTCGGTTTCGTCCTGCTGTGGATTGCGTGCCACGCGTACAACTGGGTCGCCTCGCGTTTCGGCGGCATCGAAATCCATCTCTCCGATGTGCCCGAGGAAGCGTAAATGACCGCTGTCGTTCGTCCCGCCACGCCGGCCGACGTCGGCGCGATCTTCGCGCTGATGTACGAACTGGCCGAATACGAAAAGCTCACGCACCTGTTCGTCGCGACCGAGGCGGGTCTCGACGATGCGCTGTTCGGACCGCGGCCAGCATCGGAAGCGCTGGTGGCCGACGACGACGGACGCGTGGTCGGCTACGCGCTCTTCTTCCAAAACTTCTCGACCTTTCTGGGCCGGCGCGGGCTGTATCTCGAAGATTTGTACGTGCAGCCGTCGCAGCGCGGCACGGGGCTCGGCAAGGCCATGCTGAGCCGCCTCGCGGCGCTGGCACGCGAGCGTCAATGCGGACGTTTCGAGTGGTCGGTGCTCGACTGGAATCAGCCGGCTATCGATTTCTACGAGAAGCTGGGGGCCACCGTGCTGCCCGACTGGCGCATCGTGCGCATGACGGGCGACGCCATCGACCGCCTCGCCGACGCGGCATCGCCCGCAAGCGCGCAGCCTCGCTAAGAACGGGAACGACGGCTGCGTTGGCCGCGCCGCACGGCACCGCGGCCAACGCAAATTCAGGGCAAGCTCACGCCTTGAGCAAGAACTCAGGGCTCGTCCGCATCCGCGCCTGACAGCGCCTCGCCCAGCACACCGCTCGCCTCTTCGCCCGGCAGCGCTTCGACGTCGCGCAGCTTGCGGTTCATCGCCCGCGTACGTACCTCGGCGGCCTCGATGGAGCGCGTCACCGTTTCGAGCTGCGACTTCGTTTTCGCGAGCACGTCGCCGAACTTGCCGAACTCGGTCTTCACCGCGCCCAGCACCTGCCACACCTCGCTCGAACGCTTTTCGATGGCGAGCGTGCGAAAGCCCATCTGCAGACTGTTCAGCAGCGCCGTCAACGTGGTGGGGCCCGCGATGGTCACGCGATAGTCGCGCTGCAACAGGTCAGTGAGACCGGGGCGCCGCAGAATCTCCGCGTACAGCCCTTCGGTGGGCAGGAACAGCAGCGCGAAGTCCGTGGTATGCGGGGGCGCCAGATATTTCTCGGCGATGGTGCGCGCCTCGCCGCGCACGCGCGCTTCGAGCGCACGCCCCGCCTCGTCTATGGCCGCCACGTCGGCGCGTTCCTGTGCGTCGATCAGCCGTTCGTAGTCTTCGCGCGGAAATTTTGCGTCGATGGGCAACCATACCGGCGCCACGGTGCCCGTCGCGTCAGGACGGCCCGGCAGTCGAATTGCGAACTCCACGCGCTCGCCGCTCTTCGGCACCGTCGCGACGTTCTTCGCGTACTGGTCCGGCGTGAGCATCTGTTCGAGCAGCGCTTCGAGCTGCACTTCGCCCCAGGTGCCGCGCGTCTTCACGTTCGTGAGCACCTTCTTCAGGTCGCCGACGCCTGCGGCCAGCGTCTGCATTTCGCCCAGCCCGCGATGCACCTGCTCGAGCCGGTCCGACACCAGCTTGAACGATTCGCCGAGGCGCTGCTCGAGCGTGGCATGCAGCTTCTCGTCCACGGTGCGGCGCATCTCTTCGAGCTTCGTCGCGTTGTTCGCCTCGATGTCCTTGAGCCGCTGCTCGATCGTGGCGCGCACTTCGGCAAAACGCCGGTCGTTCGCTTCGGTCAGCTGCGACAGTTGCAGCGTGAGCGTGTCGCCGAAGCGCTTGAGCGTCGAGCCCTGTTCGTCGCGCGCCTGGAGCGCCTGCTGCTGCAGGCTCTGGCGCACGGCTTCGAGTTGCTGCGCGTTGGTCTCCGTGAGTTTGACGAGCTGTTGCGCGAAGCCGTCGATCTGATTGTTCTGCACGGTCGCGACGCTCGTGAGCTGCGTCGCGAGCGTCTGCTGGAATTGCGCGAGGCCGCTGCCCAGTTCGGTGCGAGAGGCCTGCGCCGTCTGCGCGATGTCCGTGCGCAGCTCGCGTTCGAGCCGCTCGGCGGTACGCATCTGCGCATCGTTGAATGCCGTGAGGCGGTCGGCCAGTTCGTCGAGCGCCGCTTGCGCCGAGCCATCGCGCCCGCGCATCGCCACCACCAGCGCGATCACGAGCGCCGCAGCCAGCACGATCACGGCAATCGACATCAACAGCATCGCCGTCATGAGCGTGCCCTTCCGATCACTTCAGGGTTGATGGGGTTCGGCGGCTGCCCCGCGCGCGGCCCTTCGCCGAGACCGGCAATCAGGTTGTCGGCGGCGAGATTGGCCATCGCACGGCGCGTGCGCTCCGTCGCGCTCGCGATATGCGGCGTGAGCACGATGTTGGGCACCGTAAGCAGCGCCGGGTTGAGGTTCGGTTCGCCTTCGAACACGTCGAGGCCGGCTGCGGCGATGCGCTTTTCCCGCAACGCTTCGGCAAGCGCAGCGTCATCGACGATACCGCCACGCGCAATGTTCGTGAGCGTGGCGGTGGGCTTCATCAACGCGAGTTCCGGCGCGCCGATGGTGTGGTGGTTCTCCGCCGTGTACGGCAGCACCAGCACGACGTGATCTGCCTCGCGCAGCAGTTCCGCCTTCGGCAGGTACGTGGCGTTCAGTTCGGCTTCGATCTGCGGCGCGACACGCGAACGGTTGTGATAGACGACGCGCATGTTGAAGCCGCGCGCGCGCCGCGCGAGCGCCTGGCCGATACGCCCCATACCGATCACGCCGAGCGTGGAGCCATAGAGATCGACGCCGAGAAAGCCGTCGTACGACCACTTCTGCCAGTGGCCCGCGCGCAGCCAATGCTCCGACTCCGCCATGCGCCGCGCGGCCGCCATCATGAGCGCCCAGCCGAAATCAGCCGTGGATTCGTTGAGAACATCCGGCGTGTTGGTACCCAGCACGTTGGCCGCATTGAACGCGGCCATGTCGAAGTTGTTGTAGCCCACCGCCATGTTGGACACGACGCGCAGCTTCGGCGCCGCCGCGAGCGTGGCCGCGCCGATGGGGTCGCCCGCCGTGAGCGCGCCGTCCTTGTCCGCGAGACGCCGCGCAAGTTCGTCGGCGCTCAGCACGTCGCCGTTGTTCCACTCCACGTCGAAGTGCTGCTTCAACCGCTCGATCACGTCCGGAAAGATGGGACGTGCCACGAGAATCTTCTGCATCGGTTTTCTCCGCTTTCTCAGTTTCCGTTTGCCCGTAAAGAGGCGTCAGAAAAATATCCACGTCGTCACGACGAACACCGGCAACAGCACGGCGCCCGACCACAGCAGGTAGCCGAAGAAGCTGGGCATGCGTATGCCGCGCGACTCCGCGATGGCCTTCACCATGAAATTCGGCGCGTTGCCAATATAGCTGTTCGCGCCCATGAACACCGCGCCGGCCGAAATCGCCGCGAGCGTGGTGGCGCCCGTGGTAGTCAGAGACGATGCGTCGCCGCCCGCGAGGTTGAAGAACACGAGGTACGTGGGTGCGTTATCGAGGAACGACGAAAGGAGTCCTGTCGCCCAGAAGTACATGGCGTCGCGTGGCTGGCCGGCGGCGTCGTTGACCAGATGCACGATACCGCCGAAGGCGCCGCCTTCGCCCGCGCGCAGGATCAGGATCACGGGCGCAATGGTCACGAAGATGCCCGCAAAGAGCTTCGCGACTTCCTCGATGGGCGCCCAGTTGAAGCCGTTGCCGATACGCGCCACGCGCGGCGTCACGGCGAGCGAGATCAGCGTGACCGCAACCAGCGCCACGTCGCGCACGGCGTTTTGCAGGGCAACGTGTACGCCCATGACGTCGAAGACCACGCCGGGCTTCCACAGACCGCTCGCGAGCACGAGCGCGACCACCGCCGCGAGCAGCAGCAGGTTGATCTTGCCGTCGATGCCGAACGACAGCGTGTCGGGCGTCGGGTCGAGCCTCGCCGGGCGCTGCTCCTCGCGGCGCGCCCAGTAGTAGGCATCGAGCGCGTAGAACAGCGCCAGCAGCACGCCGCAAACGAACAGCATGGGTAGCGCGAGGTGCTGGGTCGTCCAGAAGAAGCCCACACCGTTGAGGAAGCCGAGAAAGAGCGGCGGATCGCCGAGCGGCGACAGCGAGCCTCCTGCATTCGCCACGAGGAAGATGAAGAACACGACGACATGGACGACGTGCCGACGATTGTCGTTGGCGCGCAGGAGCGGCCGGATCAGCAGCATCGCCGCGCCTGTGGTCCCCGTGATGCTGGCGAGCGCGGTGCCGAGCGCAAGCATCGCCGTATTGACGCGCGCCGAGCCGTGCAGATTGCCGCGCACGCAGATGCCGCCGGCCACGGTATAGAGCGCCGTCAGCAGCACGATGAACGGGACGTATTCCTCCATGAGCGCATGCAACAGCGTGCGCCATGCGGTGCCCATGCCGAACGTCGCGCCGAACGGCACGATGAAGAGCGCAGCCCACGCGGCCGCGATCTTGCCGAAGTGGTGATGCCAGAAGGCCGGCGCGACAATCGGCAAGATGGCAATGGAGAGCAGCATGCCGGCGAACGGTACTGTCCATGAGGCCGACAGGGCGGCCGCATCGAGCGTCGCGGCAACGGCGGGCGCGGGCCACGCGGCCAACAAGGCAAACGTGGCAAATGCGGCAACGAGGGCCACGCCTGCGCTCGCGGCGTGTCGTGTCATGTTCGGATCCTTGTTGTTCAAGCGCCGTGGCGCGCCGTCAAGGTGAAACGTGACGGCGGCACGGCCAGTGGAATGGGTTCAACGCCCCGACACGTCGCTCGAAGCTGGGGGGCGACATGCCCGTGTGGCGGGGCGGGTTCGTGTTCGGCCGGTGTTCGATTCAGTCCAGTCAGTCCGGCTGCATTGCTCGTCCGCAGCGACCTGCGTTGAACGCATGGCGCAGCGGCACCAGGCAAGCCGCATGGCCCGCGCATGCGGCCTCGGGCACGCGGGTCACGCCCCACGCACGATGACCACATGCACGCGATAAGGACCGTGCGCCCCCAGCACGATGGTCTGTTCGATATCGCCGGTGCGCGACGGCCCCGAGACGAAGTTCACGGCACGAGGCAATTCGCCACGTTCGGCGCGAATGAGTGCGAACGCATCTTCCTGTCCCGCCACGATGCGCGAAGCCGGCACGATGGCGACGTGCGTTTCCGGCAGCAGCGCACCGGAGGCCCACGTCTCGGGTCCGGAGAGCAGCACCAGCGTGCCCGTCTCCGCGACCGCACAAAAGCAACCGGTCATGCCGACGAGGTCGGTGTCGACGGGCTTGCGGAATTCGATGGTGAGCCCCGCATCGGCCCAGGCCAGCTCAGTGAGCGTCGCCCACGCCACGCCGGTGAGCGGCAGGCCGTTCGCGTCCAGGTAGCCGCGAACGGCGGCGGGCACCTCGGCGAGCGTGTCCACTTCGTCCACCGTGGTCGCCATTCTGCCGGCGGCCTCGATGAAGCAGGTCTTCAGATCGGCGGGCAACGGTGGACGCGGGCCTGGCGGGTGACGCGCGACGTAATCGGCGGCCGCTTCGCGCTCCGGCGCGGTGGGTTCGGCGTCGCGCCCCTGTGCGGCGCGAATGCGCGCGAGGATGTTGCGGCGGGCAACGGATGTGTCCATGAAGCGGTCCTCGTGTCGTGGGCGGATCGAGTATCGCGGAATTATACCGGCGGGGTGTGCGCGACCGCGCGGGCAAACGGGCTATTCCAAACGGCCGGATAGTCGCAAACGCGCGGCAAATGCGCGGCCGTCGCAGCATGGGCGACGAGGCGGTTCCGCCGCCCCGCCGCAAAGCGCGTTCTATCTGCTATTTGCCCGAGGCTTCGTCTTCGGCCGGCTGCTCGATGCCGAACACCTGGCGCAGGTAGGCAAGGTACGCCTTGTCGTCGCACATGTTCTTG
It encodes the following:
- a CDS encoding 2-hydroxyacid dehydrogenase, which translates into the protein MQKILVARPIFPDVIERLKQHFDVEWNNGDVLSADELARRLADKDGALTAGDPIGAATLAAAPKLRVVSNMAVGYNNFDMAAFNAANVLGTNTPDVLNESTADFGWALMMAAARRMAESEHWLRAGHWQKWSYDGFLGVDLYGSTLGVIGMGRIGQALARRARGFNMRVVYHNRSRVAPQIEAELNATYLPKAELLREADHVVLVLPYTAENHHTIGAPELALMKPTATLTNIARGGIVDDAALAEALREKRIAAAGLDVFEGEPNLNPALLTVPNIVLTPHIASATERTRRAMANLAADNLIAGLGEGPRAGQPPNPINPEVIGRARS
- a CDS encoding sodium:proton antiporter codes for the protein MTRHAASAGVALVAAFATFALLAAWPAPAVAATLDAAALSASWTVPFAGMLLSIAILPIVAPAFWHHHFGKIAAAWAALFIVPFGATFGMGTAWRTLLHALMEEYVPFIVLLTALYTVAGGICVRGNLHGSARVNTAMLALGTALASITGTTGAAMLLIRPLLRANDNRRHVVHVVVFFIFLVANAGGSLSPLGDPPLFLGFLNGVGFFWTTQHLALPMLFVCGVLLALFYALDAYYWARREEQRPARLDPTPDTLSFGIDGKINLLLLAAVVALVLASGLWKPGVVFDVMGVHVALQNAVRDVALVAVTLISLAVTPRVARIGNGFNWAPIEEVAKLFAGIFVTIAPVILILRAGEGGAFGGIVHLVNDAAGQPRDAMYFWATGLLSSFLDNAPTYLVFFNLAGGDASSLTTTGATTLAAISAGAVFMGANSYIGNAPNFMVKAIAESRGIRMPSFFGYLLWSGAVLLPVFVVTTWIFF
- a CDS encoding GNAT family N-acetyltransferase; amino-acid sequence: MTAVVRPATPADVGAIFALMYELAEYEKLTHLFVATEAGLDDALFGPRPASEALVADDDGRVVGYALFFQNFSTFLGRRGLYLEDLYVQPSQRGTGLGKAMLSRLAALARERQCGRFEWSVLDWNQPAIDFYEKLGATVLPDWRIVRMTGDAIDRLADAASPASAQPR
- the glp gene encoding gephyrin-like molybdotransferase Glp; this translates as MTTLNNLSRCVADYDPEALPVAAAQAIVRQWATPVTSAEHVPLRDALDRVLAADIVSPIDVPAHDNSAMDGYAFDSAALGTSTPNGDGPRTLELKIAGKALAGHPFDGKAARGTCVRIMTGAPMPAGCDTVVPQELTKVEGETVSFAADAVRPGANRRRAGEDLAAGQPALRAGRWMRAADIGLVASLGIAEVSVRRRLRVAFFSTGDELRSIGEPLATGCVYDSNRHTLFAMLRRLNVEAIDLGVVRDEPGALEATIRSAAANADVVLSSGGVSVGEADFTRKLLDTIGDVAFWNLAMRPGRPLAFGRIWSGARAGDGHPALFFGLPGNPVAVMVTFYQIVREALIAMTGASVDPVPLVGAACAVAIRKRPGRTEFQRGIARRDAHGQWHVTPTGSQSSAALSSMSEANCFIVLAHDAADLDAGDNVDIMLFDALV
- a CDS encoding LutC/YkgG family protein, translating into MDTSVARRNILARIRAAQGRDAEPTAPEREAAADYVARHPPGPRPPLPADLKTCFIEAAGRMATTVDEVDTLAEVPAAVRGYLDANGLPLTGVAWATLTELAWADAGLTIEFRKPVDTDLVGMTGCFCAVAETGTLVLLSGPETWASGALLPETHVAIVPASRIVAGQEDAFALIRAERGELPRAVNFVSGPSRTGDIEQTIVLGAHGPYRVHVVIVRGA
- a CDS encoding DNA recombination protein RmuC — protein: MTAMLLMSIAVIVLAAALVIALVVAMRGRDGSAQAALDELADRLTAFNDAQMRTAERLERELRTDIAQTAQASRTELGSGLAQFQQTLATQLTSVATVQNNQIDGFAQQLVKLTETNAQQLEAVRQSLQQQALQARDEQGSTLKRFGDTLTLQLSQLTEANDRRFAEVRATIEQRLKDIEANNATKLEEMRRTVDEKLHATLEQRLGESFKLVSDRLEQVHRGLGEMQTLAAGVGDLKKVLTNVKTRGTWGEVQLEALLEQMLTPDQYAKNVATVPKSGERVEFAIRLPGRPDATGTVAPVWLPIDAKFPREDYERLIDAQERADVAAIDEAGRALEARVRGEARTIAEKYLAPPHTTDFALLFLPTEGLYAEILRRPGLTDLLQRDYRVTIAGPTTLTALLNSLQMGFRTLAIEKRSSEVWQVLGAVKTEFGKFGDVLAKTKSQLETVTRSIEAAEVRTRAMNRKLRDVEALPGEEASGVLGEALSGADADEP